A region from the Biomphalaria glabrata chromosome 14, xgBioGlab47.1, whole genome shotgun sequence genome encodes:
- the LOC129922906 gene encoding uncharacterized protein LOC129922906, whose product MSFEGNQSFQSFPEPQLMTESQRTMFVLVNRLVLCTAIGLFGLLTNLINMAVFTKLGFKISMNISLFTLSFWDFIRIILVQWLNVCSNPLLTRPDVPVLFSDVQYLTAGWPSNCAIRITISIAAYITFERCLGIMAPLKIRNIITPSKTVFILNIITIINIGGILPEYVSAYYDWKYNTLRNRTVLSLTFNMYRPATQGLVFGIHSVFIFLDLFLLIIFTSILVAQLRRKSKWRHEKVRDESQRASLSGRDKKTSKLVVLLATLLVLCYSPVVILSAVTGLRPDISFAGKESNLFHSLWSFAYLLGVFNASINSFIYYNMSSKYKEQFWFMFSRILFKTKQESLPRIQTIKLSSYSLTSSSN is encoded by the coding sequence ATGAGTTTTGAAGGAAACCAGAGTTTTCAAAGTTTCCCAGAGCCCCAGCTGATGACTGAGAGTCAAAGGACAATGTTTGTCTTGGTAAACCGCTTGGTTCTCTGCACAGCCATTGGTCTGTTTGGCCTCCTGACTAATCTGATCAACATGGCTGTCTTCACCAAACTTGGATTCAAGATTTCCATGAACAtcagtttgtttactttgtcaTTTTGGGATTTTATCCGAATCATCTTGGTGCAGTGGCTCAATGTGTGCTCCAATCCTCTACTGACCAGACCTGATGTTCCAGTCTTGTTTTCTGATGTCCAGTATCTGACGGCCGGATGGCCGTCCAATTGTGCTATTAGAATCACTATTTCTATCGCTGCTTATATTACTTTTGAGAGGTGCCTGGGTATAATGGCTCCGttgaaaataagaaacattATAACACCATCCAAAActgtgtttattttaaatataattaccATTATCAACATCGGCGGCATTCTGCCTGAGTATGTTTCTGCTTACTACGATTGGAAATATAACACTCTTAGAAACAGAACAGTGCTATCCCTTACTTTCAACATGTATCGCCCAGCTACCCAAGGTCTTGTGTTCGGCATTCACTCTGTGTTCATCTTTCTAGACCTGTTCTTATTGATCATCTTCACCTCTATACTAGTGGCTCAGCTCCGGCGTAAATCAAAGTGGCGTCACGAGAAGGTCCGAGACGAGAGTCAGAGGGCTTCACTGTCAGGTCGAGATAAGAAAACCTCCAAGCTGGTCGTGTTGCTGGCCACGTTGTTAGTTCTCTGCTACTCTCCAGTGGTCATCCTTTCCGCTGTGACTGGGCTAAGGCCGGACATAAGTTTTGCGGGCAAAGAAAGCAATTTATTTCATTCTTTGTGGTCGTTCGCTTATCTCCTGGGAGTTTTCAACGCAAGTATCAACTCGTTTATATATTACAATATGAGCTCTAAATACAAAGAGCAGTTTTGGTTCATGTTTTcaagaattttgtttaaaactaaacaagaaTCGTTGCCCAGGATACAGACAATCAAACTTTCGTCTTATAGTCTTACTAGCTcatcaaattaa